The following coding sequences are from one Corticium candelabrum chromosome 20, ooCorCand1.1, whole genome shotgun sequence window:
- the LOC134195934 gene encoding adiponectin-like isoform X2, with protein MDFSQLLQPCRDFWLLLVSIATVFAIIQNYHLEYLHQSERNELQKHKARLDFLEQQLTLLSKKEETPYAASMERALRRERSAECPQKCRGPRGYDGVKGERGSLGEKGSKGESGNQGIIGRKGEKGHRGPPGFTGSKGERGSHGRKGAKGEQGLAIEKEKLVPLAHIVGDDKRFNHVGKHQLSTNLWNKSASICNYTISLVEKELAWHLVMPTGGVYFVYAQLNLLENDTSEGKVGFTLHRSAGGSAEK; from the exons ATGGACTTCTCTCAGCTATTGCAACCATGTCGAGATTTCTGGTTGTTGCTAGTATCAATTGCCACAGTCTTCGCAATCATTCAGAACTACCATTTGGAATATCTGCATCAAAGTGAGAGAAACGAGTTGCAGAAACACAAAGCTAGACTGGACTTTCTGGAGCAGCAGCTTACTTTATTGTcaaagaaagaagagacaCCTTACGCAGCTTCG ATGGAGCGTGCGTTGCGCAGAGAAAGAAGTGCAGAGTGTCCCCAAAAGTGCAGAG GACCTCGAGGATATGATGGAGTGAAAGGAGAACGAGGAAGTCTTGGGGAGAAAGGCTCAAAGG GAGAGTCTGGGAATCAAGGCATAATCGGAAGAAAGGGAGAGAAAGGACACAGAGGTCCACCTGGGTTTACTGGTAGCAAGGGTGAAAGGGGTAGTCATGGCCGTAAAGGAGCAAAGGGTGAACAAG GACTAGCCATAGAAAAGGAAAAG CTAGTGCCACTTGCTCACATTGTGGGAGATGACAAACGATTTA ATCATGTCGGGAAACATCAACTTTCTACAAATCTTTGGAATAAATCAGCAAGTATTTGTAACTATACTATCTCTCTAGTAGAGAAAGAGCTTGCTTGGCATTTAGTTATGCCCACTGGTGGTGTTTACTTTGTCTACGCTCAGCTCAATCTTTTGGAAAATGACACAAGTGAAGG AAAGGTCGGGTTCACACTTCATAGGAGTGCTGGCGGTTCTGCAGAAAAATGA
- the LOC134195934 gene encoding complement C1q tumor necrosis factor-related protein 1-like isoform X1, producing MDFSQLLQPCRDFWLLLVSIATVFAIIQNYHLEYLHQSERNELQKHKARLDFLEQQLTLLSKKEETPYAASMERALRRERSAECPQKCRGPRGYDGVKGERGSLGEKGSKGESGNQGIIGRKGEKGHRGPPGFTGSKGERGSHGRKGAKGEQGLAIEKEKLVPLAHIVGDDKRFNHVGKHQLSTNLWNKSASICNYTISLVEKELAWHLVMPTGGVYFVYAQLNLLENDTSEGLFYELTVNDQRTIATSSNAAIERSGSHFIGVLAVLQKNEIVSVKLKENAHIQYAHSFFGAFRVSCVLPDC from the exons ATGGACTTCTCTCAGCTATTGCAACCATGTCGAGATTTCTGGTTGTTGCTAGTATCAATTGCCACAGTCTTCGCAATCATTCAGAACTACCATTTGGAATATCTGCATCAAAGTGAGAGAAACGAGTTGCAGAAACACAAAGCTAGACTGGACTTTCTGGAGCAGCAGCTTACTTTATTGTcaaagaaagaagagacaCCTTACGCAGCTTCG ATGGAGCGTGCGTTGCGCAGAGAAAGAAGTGCAGAGTGTCCCCAAAAGTGCAGAG GACCTCGAGGATATGATGGAGTGAAAGGAGAACGAGGAAGTCTTGGGGAGAAAGGCTCAAAGG GAGAGTCTGGGAATCAAGGCATAATCGGAAGAAAGGGAGAGAAAGGACACAGAGGTCCACCTGGGTTTACTGGTAGCAAGGGTGAAAGGGGTAGTCATGGCCGTAAAGGAGCAAAGGGTGAACAAG GACTAGCCATAGAAAAGGAAAAG CTAGTGCCACTTGCTCACATTGTGGGAGATGACAAACGATTTA ATCATGTCGGGAAACATCAACTTTCTACAAATCTTTGGAATAAATCAGCAAGTATTTGTAACTATACTATCTCTCTAGTAGAGAAAGAGCTTGCTTGGCATTTAGTTATGCCCACTGGTGGTGTTTACTTTGTCTACGCTCAGCTCAATCTTTTGGAAAATGACACAAGTGAAGGGTTATTTTATGAATTGACTGTTAATGATCAACGCACAATTGCTACTTCTTCAAATGCTGCTATAGAAAGGTCGGGTTCACACTTCATAGGAGTGCTGGCGGTTCTGCAGAAAAATGAAATTGTTTCTGTAAAGCTAAAAGAAAACGCTCACATTCAGTATGCTCACAGTTTCTTTGGTGCATTTCGGGTGTCTTGTGTGCTGCCGGATTGTTGA
- the LOC134195935 gene encoding zinc finger protein 862-like, which translates to MKLSGVQPNVLRAFMMSRSLYTEAIGKCIHNRSDDLQQGFFKAVCLLDTNLWPTDRDDLAPFDVADVSLAVKHFRCLLLKNNVLLDGVMTDWTFFKMYWIDNLRHHPKNTVWSLLLSQYKEKFPNFVQLVCILLVFPVSNALVERGFSAMRRIKSDWRSSLSEDAVDHLMRISVDGPPLAQFDPTLAVQQFFNTPRRPHVQPYG; encoded by the coding sequence ATGAAGCTGTCAGGCGTACAGCCAAACGTACTTAGAGCATTTATGATGTCGAGATCACTTTACACCGAAGCTATTGGGAAATGCATTCACAATCGTTCTGATGATTTACAACAGGGATTTTTTAAAGCAGTTTGTCTCCTTGACACTAATCTGTGGCCGACTGACCGAGATGATCTTGCACCCTTTGATGTAGCTGATGTGTCTCTTGCTGTAAAGCACTTCCGTTGTCTTCTATTAAAGAACAACGTATTGCTGGATGGGGTAATGACAGACTGGACCTTCTTCAAGATGTACTGGATCGATAACTTGCGACACCATCCAAAAAATACTGTATGGTCACTGCTTCTGTCCcagtacaaagagaaatttcCAAACTTTGTGCAATTGGTGTGCATACTGCTGGTGTTTCCAGTCAGCAATGCCCTAGTGGAGCGTGGTTTCAGTGCTATGAGGAGGATAAAAAGTGACTGGCGATCAAGTCTTAGTGAAGATGCCGTAGATCACTTGATGAGGATTAGCGTTGATGGTCCGCCATTGGCACAGTTTGACCCTACACTTGCAGTCCAACAGTTCTTCAACACTCCAAGGAGGCCACACGTTCAGCCATATGGTTAA
- the LOC134195931 gene encoding dual serine/threonine and tyrosine protein kinase-like has protein sequence MASRTETPTLSVTKNFQDFRQHAKLVRRIYDETRECYKEVQSSCTNPTLADQATLPDGASGIITHLYKNPLALCVLGRTALKPLVVNELLGESLLPNTRSDSEKWRMVKIKYSPRRFLRHVSQDLEIPEEYEVTSVRTAEQVELESVPREDLVLYSAVSASPTPDQCLLEIETLVEVGLNHPLLETGVEIILPASTDPNTSVASAQTPMEVMLCLDGYLPLFIYPLDLADPFKQQDREQIQCLKHVASNSPILFVCVDRMNMGALFSTSDQTPITIRPTEMADTVTSNICRQGSTSSLAEGDSVPSKIRDIYDHLSQENYFPEGDQSGSHDNFTESDGFLYSVESDSMSMAMYQPIHQFVEDFSEIGSSFVHFVRRNLNHQLQCAANILSTSHNQCLRTFICAAFDMARDVQVTPRRLDYARKRENALFCNLMEFATREQEKIRHLITESIDNLTPSILEKAENFEFFDVVIPKSLAVGNRIERICNHQIQEMVFASLNEAVAKQLISSMNVMRESVIGTLSRCLDSLEDDLSSKDSNADSEGAKKALRDILDAAYQLEFSKRSSSSNVQLLLERFLLMLTSVSRSQTKVDGLWKKRIARTVINKMNAAQLARSLCSQFRSRLVRAHQMFLTSLQQLDVEHSARLQEMEEHRTIVKKVLAPKIARLCLLSTSLCDLIQYGLPKIGREIGRGQYGVVYTCEPWGGHHNVCVKSVVPPDEKHWNDLALEFHYTWSLPTHDHIVNLRGVVVDESYGVQPGSSSAVLLVMDRLKRDLYQGMKAGMTFRQRLQVALDVVDGLRFLHSQGLIHRDVKLKNVLLNEQNRGKITDLGFCKPEAMMSASIVGTPIHMAPELFSGHYDNSVDVYAFGILLWYICKGSVKLPQSYDRCQSKDQLWSSVKRGLRPERVPAFSDECWSIMEGCWHADPDKRLLLGNVHHLLKEILDKAPP, from the exons ATGGCGTCTAGAACTGAAACACCAACTCTCAGCGTAACAAAAAATTTCCAGGACTTTCGACAGCATGCGAAGCTTGTACGTCGCATCTATGATGAAACCCGTGAATGCTACAAGGAAGTTCAGTCATCGTGCACCAACCCAACTCTTGCTGATCAAGCGACTCTTCCAGACGGAGCCAGCGGCATCATCACTCATCTCTACAAGAACCCACTGGCACTCTGTGTGTTAGGACGTACCGCTCTAAAGCCTTTGGTAGTAAATGAGCTATTGGGTGAGAGTCTGCTGCCTAACACGCGAAGTGACTCTGAGAAATGGCGCATGGTTAAGATCAAATATTCTCCTCGTCGGTTTCTTCGCCATGTTAGCCAGGATCTGGAGATACCGGAAGAGTACGAAGTAACTTCGGTGCGAACTGCAGAACAGGTGGAGCTCGAGTCTGTCCCACGCGAGGATCTGGTGCTCTACTCTGCGGTGTCTGCCTCGCCCACACCGGATCAGTGCCTTTTGGAAATTGAGACTCTCGTAGAAGTGGGCTTGAATCATCCGTTGCTAGAGACCGGGGTGGAGATCATCCTACCGGCGTCTACAGACCCCAATACTTCCGTTGCTAGTGCACAGACGCCAATGGAGGTGATGCTGTGTTTAGATGGCTACCTACCTCTATTTATCTATCCTCTAGATCTGGCGGATCCTTTCAAACAGCAG GATCGAGAACAGATTCAGTGTTTAAAGCATGTTGCTTCTAATTCACCCATactctttgtgtgtgtggataGGATGAACATGGGTGCACTATTTTCAACCAGTGATCAAACTCCAATTACAATTAGACCTACTGAAATGGCTGATACTGTTACAAGTAATATTTGTAGACAAGGAAGTACATCTAGTTTAGCAGAAGGTGATTCGGTTCCATCAAAAATACGTGACATTTATGATCATTTGAGTCAAGAAAATTACTTTCCTGAAGGTGATCAGTCAGGATCACATGACAACTTTACTGAATCAGATGGGTTCTTGTACTCAGTTGAGTCTGATTCAATGAGTATGGCAATGTACCAACCTATTCACCAGTTTGTTGAAGATTTTAGTGAGATTGGCTCATCATTTGTTCATTTTGTTCGTCGAAACTTGAACCACCAGCTACAGTGTGCAGCAAATATTCTTTCTACTTCTCACAATCAGTGCCTTCGAACATTCATTTGTGCTGCATTTGATATGGCACGGGATGTACAGGTAACACCGAGACGACTTGATTATGCACGAAAACGAGAGAATGCTCTGTTTTGCAATCTAATGGAATTTGCCACTCGAGAGCAAGAGAAGATTCGTCACCTCATTACTGAAAGTATTGATAACTTAACTCCAAGTATTCTGGAGAAGGCAGAAAATTTTGAATTCTTTGATGTAGTTATTCCGAAGTCTTTGGCTGTTGGAAACCGAATCGAAAGGATTTGTAATCATCAGATACAGGAGATGGTGTTTGCTTCATTAAATGAAGCTGTGGCTAAGCAACTTATTAGTTCAATGAATGTAATGCGTGAGAGTGTGATTGGTACATTGTCACGCTGTCTAGATAGTTTAGAAGATGACTTGTCATCAAAGGATTCTAATGCAGACAGCGAAGGGGCTAAGAAGGCATTACGTGATATTCTAGATGCTGCTTATCAGCTGGAATTTTCTAAACGCAGTTCTAGCAGCAATGTGCAGCTTCTTTTGGAGCGCTTTCTTTTAATGCTTACATCAGTTTCTCGCTCACAAACAAAAGTGGACGGTCTTTGGAAGAAGCGCATCGCCAGGACTGTCATCAATAAGATGAATGCAGCTCAACTTGCTCGCAGTCTATGTTCACAGTTTAGAAGTAGACTTGTTAGAGCTCATCAAATGTTTCTCACATCATTGCAGCAGCTAGATGTTGAACACTCAGCGAGACTGCAAGAGATGGAAGAACACAGAACTATAGTGAAGAAG GTTTTGGCACCTAAAATTGCACGATTGTGCTTGCTAAGCACATCATTATGTGACCTCATACAGTATGGTCTTCCCAAAATTGGTCGTGAAATTGGTCGTGGTCAGTATGGAGTTGTGTATACCTGTGAGCCATGGGGAGGTCAtcacaatgtgtgtgtcaaaTCTGTTGTCCCACCTGATGAAAAGCATTGGAATGATTTAGCATTAGAATTTCATTATACATG GTCTTTGCCAACTCATGACCACATTGTCAACTTACGgggtgttgttgttgatgagaGCTATGGAGTTCAGCCAGGGTCATCATCGGCTGTTCTCTTGGTGATGGACAGACTAAAGAGGGATCTGTATCAGGGAATGAAGGCCGGAATGACATTTAG GCAACGTCTTCAAGTAGCACTAGATGTTGTAGATGGTTTACGGTTTCTTCACAGCCAGGGGCTGATCCACAGGGATGTTAAGCTCAAGAATGTTCTT CTGAATGAGCAAAACAGAGGCAAAATCACTGatcttggtttctgcaaacCAGAGGCAATGATGAGTGCATCGATTGTTGGTACACCTATTCACATGGCGCCTGAGCTGTTCAGCGGCCATTATGACAATTCAGTTGATGTGTATGCCTTTGGTATCCTTTTATGGTATATCTGCAAGGGTAGTGTGAAGCTACCACAGTCTTATGACCGTTGCCAAAGTAAAGATCAATTGTGGAGCAGTGTGAAGAGAGGGCTACGGCCAGAGCGTGTGCCAGCATTCTCAGACGAGTGTTGGTCAATAATGGAGGGTTGTTGGCATGCCGATCCAGATAAACGGTTACTACTTGGAAATGTGCATCACCTGCTGAAGGAGATATTGGATAAGGCACCACCATGA
- the LOC134195933 gene encoding FERM domain-containing protein 4A-like encodes MSEKGRKCVVILLDDSQMEVTIQPVLLGSELLDMAASHFKLKEREYFGLTVDSPHDSGDYVNWLENKRRVLEQDVPPVGVIRIHFTVRYFVERVEYFKDPVTVELFFDHARQAIFRGSLVCDSQVVFELAAFALQAESGDYKNEEATQEKLREMSWLPGRTLKEHVSISYCESQVIDYYQKMSGKTRGQALVGYLNGVMSLPTYGIHYYSVKDKREDMSVWLGFSAKGIGVYEPSDKVHPQEFYSWKHLDNIHCRDKKFSIEIYDASSRTALRGDSSSHRGGGPSGCATRAWYCQTTRMATSLFENAKNQHLFYLEKRTIRPHRIKVHSISRLSDLTRQLSHYSRAGKIRQGFTHVDGSVKPLVNEEEVVAAARRADTEMYNQLKTRRTQLQQSLTKLEDELQDLCHREARIIGRWPADIDFSPDHPLPSLRRKIGTSYKFPEHVFKSPEAEANAEIMKLDREIEIQIAITNAAERLSKEKTTSQRVRQERKLTYKRSKEKLQALEDRRDRLVNSSSTFYVPAVAVNGSVQSKDLPDSPGTLSKTSSYSSLISAQSKSTVASRDALDSVTEDIVANLIAGNRTPTANGGVGMGGGGARRHNSLSRLQAMSSSTLSAPPTVTGSPSRTKKHTVMLSASDHSTRKIHASASLEELSGSRSMDGAAGASRPDSPQNLTFSDTELQWVEDEEFFGQGTLV; translated from the exons ATGAGTGAAAAAGGTCGAAAATGTGTCGTCATTTTGTTAGATGATTCTCAAATGGAAGTAACAATTCAG CCAGTGCTACTAGGCAGTGAACTACTAGATATGGCTGCGTCGCACTTCAAGCTGAAGGAAAGGGAATATTTCGGTCTCACAGTCGACAGTCCTCACGATTCTGG GGATTACGTGAACTGGTTGGAGAACAAAAGGCGAGTTTTAGAACAAGACGTACCTCCGGTTGGCGTCATTCGTATCCACTTCACAGTCAG ATATTTTGTGGAGCGAGTGGAGTACTTCAAAGACCCTGTTACGGTTGAACTGTTTTTTGATCATGCAAGACAAGCCATCTTCAGg GGCTCATTGGTTTGTGATAGTCAAGTAGTGTTTGAGCTGGCAGCATTTGCATTGCAAGCAGAGAGTGGAGATTATAAAAACGAGGAGGCAACACAAGAAAAGCTTCGGGAGATGAGCTGGCTTCCTGGTCGGACGCTCAAAGAACACGTGTCAATTTCTTATTG TGAGAGTCAGGTCATTGATTATTATCAGAAGATGAGTGGAAAAACACGCGGACAGGCACTTGTTGG CTATTTAAATGGAGTTATGTCTTTGCCTACTTATGGAATTCACTACTACTCAGTGAAG GATAAGAGGGAAGacatgtctgtgtggttggGATTCAGTGCCAAAGGAATTGGAGTGTATGAACCTAGTGACAAAGTGCATCCACAAGAG TTTTACTCATGGAAGCATCTTGATAACATTCATTGTCGAGATAAAAAGTTTTCTATTGAAATATATGATGCATCAAG TCGAACAGCCTTACGTGGTGACTCATCATCACATCGTGGTGGTGGTCCCAGTGGTTGTGCGACAAGGGCTTGGTATTGTCAGACAACACGGATGGCAACGTCGCTATTTGAAAATGCTAAGAACCagcatttattttatttggAAAAACGAACTATTCGACCTCACAGA ataaAAGTTCATAGTATTTCTAGACTGTCAGATCTAACAAGACAGTTGTCACACTATTCTCGTGCCGGAAAGATTCGCCAAGGATTCACCCATGTTGATGGTTCAGTGAAACCCCTAG TGAATGAAGAGGAGGTTGTTGCAGCTGCTCGTCGAGCAGACACAGAGATGTACAATCAATTGAAGACACGACGAACACAACTCCAGCAGAGTTTAACCAAATTAGAAGATGAATTGCAGGACCTTTGCCATCGTGAAGCA CGGATTATTGGGCGGTGGCCAGCTGATATAGATTTTAGTCCTGATCATCCACTACCATCACTACGAAGAAAGATTGGTACATCATACAAGTTCCCTGAACACGTTTTTAAGTCTCCTGAAGCAGAAGCG AATGCAGAGATTATGAAGCTCGACAGAGAAATTGAAATTCAGATTGCCATTACTAATGCTGCTGAG cGACTAAGCAAGGAAAAGACGACAAGCCAACGTGTGAGACAAGAAAGAAAGTTAACATACAAAAGATCTAAAGAGAAA TTGCAAGCACTGGAAGACAGACGAGACAGACTTGTTAACTCTTCATCTACGTTTTATGTACCAGCAGTAGCTGTGAATGGAT CTGTGCAGTCAAAAGATCTTCCGGACAGTCCAGGAACTCTCA GTAAAACATCGTCTTACTCAAGTTTAATTTCTGCGCAATCGAAAAGCACAGTGGCATCACGTGATGCACTCGATAGTGTAACGGAAGACATTGTAGCTAATCTGATAGCTGGTAATCGGACACCAACTGCGAATGGTGGGGTAGGGATGGGGGGTGGAGGGGCTCGTCGTCACAACAGCTTATCTCGTCTTCAAGCAATGAGTTCAAGTACATTGTCTGCACCACCAACAGTAACGGGGTCACCTAGCAGAACGAAGAAGCACACTGTGATGTTGTCTGCTTCTGACCATTCAACTCGAAAGATACATGCAAGTGCAAGTTTGGAAGAGTTAAGTGGATCAAGGAGTATGGATGGAGCAGCGGGTGCCTCGCGACCAGATTCACCACAGAATTTAACTTTTAGTGATACAGAGCTGCAGTGGGTTGAAGATGAAGAGTTCTTTGGGCAAGGCACCTTAGTGTAG